A region from the Silene latifolia isolate original U9 population chromosome 7, ASM4854445v1, whole genome shotgun sequence genome encodes:
- the LOC141590583 gene encoding G-type lectin S-receptor-like serine/threonine-protein kinase At1g11300: protein MKMLWAFTLLIYACLTLPIPISATNISVTELLKDPNTIVSTNGTYKLGFFSPPNTKNRYLGIWYNNVSPTYYVWVANRNNPLKDSSGLLMISEKLILQVVNGNKHVLWSPNIPPPKSNHSNVTNTTIDFLVNGNLIYRSTNNGKILWQSFEDPTDSLLPNMQVAMSSNNLQRLYAWKTPYDPSIGRPYSRLRGYSIHKNDSGYSVTLVYTGAINLTCSHYVFNYNGSLSEVYWDPGSKSWVTIYQDPIDECDFYRKSGEFGICNSQSSPICRCLKGFVPQNPGEWNRGNWSSGCVRRTPLQCGKGSTQDGFLLMDTVKLPDLEEWLSVLNQNDCRNQCLENCSCTAYAYDVGAGCMYWSKHLIDIQEFSSGGINLYLRLASSELRK from the exons ATGAAGATGCTTTGGGCATTTACCCTGCTTATTTACGCATGCCTAACGTTGCCCATACCCATTTCCGCCACCAATATTTCAGTCACTGAACTACTTAAGGATCCAAACACCATAGTGTCTACAAATGGTACCTACAAACTCGGGTTCTTTAGTCCTCCAAACACCAAAAACCGATATCTTGGGATTTGGTACAATAATGTCTCTCCCACGTACTATGTTTGGGTAGCAAATCGAAATAACCCCTTAAAAGATTCTTCAGGATTACTAATGATTTCCGAAAAACTAATACTTCAAGTTGTCAATGGCAACAAACACGTCTTGTGGTCACCCAATATACCACCTCCTAAGTCGAATCACTCAAATGTGACTAATACTACTATCGACTTTTTAGTTAACGGTAATTTAATTTATAGAAGCACCAACAACGGTAAAATTCTATGGCAGAGTTTCGAGGACCCCACAGACTCGCTACTTCCGAATATGCAGGTGGCTATGAGTTCAAACAATTTGCAGAGGCTATACGCGTGGAAAACTCCTTATGACCCGTCAATTGGCAG ACCCTACAGCAGATTACGCGGATACTCCATCCACAAAAACGATAGTGGATACAGTGTCACGCTTGTATATACTGGAGCTATCAACCTAACCTGCTCACATTATGTTTTCAACTACAATGGCTCCTTAAGCGAGGTTTACTGGGACCCAGGTTCTAAGTCGTGGGTAACAATTTACCAGGATCCGATTGATGAGTGTGATTTCTATCGCAAATCTGGGGAATTCGGTATTTGTAACTCGCAAAGCTCTCCAATTTGTCGGTGTTTGAAGGGGTTTGTGCCACAGAACCCAGGGGAATGGAACAGAGGAAATTGGTCTAGTGGTTGTGTAAGGAGGACTCCATTGCAGTGCGGGAAAGGAAGCACGCAAGATGGGTTTTTACTTATGGACACGGTTAAGTTGCCCGATCTTGAAGAGTGGTTGTCAGTACTAAATCAAAATGATTGTCGAAACCAATGCTTAGAGAATTGTTCTTGCACAGCGTATGCTTATGATGTCGGAGCTGGGTGTATGTACTGGTCGAAACACTTGATCGACATTCAAGAGTTTTCCAGTGGCGGAATTAATCTTTATCTTCGTCTTGCAAGCTCAGAACTACGTAAGTAA